The following nucleotide sequence is from Megalops cyprinoides isolate fMegCyp1 chromosome 6, fMegCyp1.pri, whole genome shotgun sequence.
caatgattaataatgttggttagtagtttattatctggttagtagctagctaagctgtagctaagtaatatTGATAGGTATggtgagataggtgaactggtgacctaacattacatagcgaacaacaaaaacttaccttcttGTTATAatgaatgtataattaataacaaattatgtgtaccggtagcaccatttggatggctatgtgtgaatttttttataggctacccaaaagtacaatagctatgtttgccttctcctcttccgtgccacattatgtgtccgtaccactgaaaggtaagacattgaaaagaaaaaacctgaaaatacttcaactcgtgaatactttttgtgaacttgtcaatacttttcactcgtgaaaATGCAAGTGGCATCTAACTAGAAAATACTATGAGGGAATCTGGCCATTTCTAAACTAGCAATGATTTCACGTGACAATATAACAttctacaaatgtaatcattaatgatCGCATACTGTGTACTGGgtaaaaacagcatgcagtatacagtatatacttgtgtagtacgcaatacacagtatgcagtaggcggtttcgaatacagccactgcgatttctgcagcgtactttttgcgtcatgtcctgcctcctgcatgctctacccaggcgccgcccctcgcctaaaccaaacggagtatttccagtaggtgagaacgcgttTGACACcgacaatctcctgttgtgtgctacatgtgtgaaagggcaactccggcCAAgttccggacctgattctccggacattCTCCGAAGTTCATATGTGAACAATACTTGAACAGAGGTAGTTAGTCTGCTAACTACATCGAGCACAAGAGCAATAAAAAGCCGTGCAGTTCTTTTTGTTCGTGTAGATTATGAAGATCTGAGAAGCTGATATCAAGCCAACATTAACATGTTAACCAACTATATCCAGTAATCCAGGGAATGAAAAAGCTTACACTTCTTTTAAGAAGTACTGATAATGTTTCCTTGCTGAGAATCCATTGAATACCTTTCCTGTATtagaatacatacatacatggtCAATCATACAATATGCTTACATTGTATGATTGACCACACTGTACAGTATGAGATGACTGGGATGAGTACGTAACTttcataatacaaaatacagtgcTGAGATTTCAGCTTAGCTGTTTCACTGTCTTCTTAAACACCAGGGAGCGAAGCGGCTCTTTTATCACTCTTGAGGATAATGTCTTCAATGTAAAAATTCAGTAATCCAATTCAGTAAAGCAAATGTGGCAACACTTCCAGCCTTCTGGCCTCTTTGGGAGATGAAAGCAGACAGTTTTTCCAAAATTCttctaaaacattttcaggagtatcatttctcattttgtaatattacataaataGCTCACTGATAATGTTTACCTCATAATGcaaattttgcagttttttcatGAGTAATTATTTAACATTAGCTCGCTAGCTACTCATCACGCAGCTGTGTTTGAACATGGAATCGATCAAGACAAGACTAAATTAAAGTCTCCgtattttgtaatttcacaCTTGTTCATTTGCTCCTGCTTTGACAGattgctaggtagctagctagctaggtaactgACATCATTGATTTTTACTAATGATATTAACAGTGATTGGTATAACTTGTGAAAAAAGCTCAGCCAGGGTTTTATGGAGCAATGGTACTGTCATGTTTGACATTATTTAATGACTTTCTCCACAATAAGAAGGTAAACAAATGCTGAGACAGCAAGCCAGCAAGGAAGTACCCTTTTGCAGGTCCATATGCTAATTACTTTTGCTTTCACACCTAcgcctgtctgctgtctcctaATGTTCGCCTCCCACGTGCTGTTCCATGTTCAAATTGCAAGTGTGAACAGAGTATTACTTTCGTCATAATGACTTGCAGTTTGCCAGTGTTTGCCTTTGGACAAGACTGATTTTTGGGGTAAAGTATTGCCATGGCAGCAGCTGGGGAGTGTGGCTGAACCAATGAATGCCATTCCAGTTATTTTACAGGTCAGCAGTCCACACTGATGGTAGCAGCAGTGCGTTGGGCAGCTGTTCACCAATGGGTGTGATGGCAATTGCTCACCGAGTCTGCTGTGCGTGGTTGTCAATCATCCAAAACTTTGTCAGCTTTTCAAGAACCTATAGAGGGTTTACGGGCTcattgttttactgttgttgTGTGAAAATTTCTGTAAACCATCTGTAAACATGGTGTGAATGCTCCTTCAGCCAACTGCACCCTCTATATGGTCATATAAATTCCCTGTCATGAACCTCCTTGTTGCTCCATGTGAACTGGCTCTTTCTTAATTTTTCAGCCTGATTCAGAGCACCTGGTATTACGGATGTGTTCAGTGGTCCACAGCAGATCCTGTCTAAAGCTGAGCACCAACAGTTCGGTAAAGAGAGAATTAAAGAGAATTAAAGAGAATATGTCTCTTCAAAAAAGCTGCTTAGAGCTGCACGACTCATTTCCTACATGAACTTAGAGACCTCACAAGTTCTGCTGAACAAGGCAGgctttattaaaataaagtgacaggggaaaaagggagaaaatttCAACGtccatttaaaaatagatttcaaaacaaagttacaaatgcacatgttaaataaaaacaaaaatagcaacaTTTAACCTCTGATATTTACTTAATAAATAAGATGAAGATATTTTACATcacaaatcctttttttcctttcctctgcgGTTGATTCaatagtatttttttccaacattcTTTCAGAAGTTTTACAAAGATTATAAAACAAGATATGTACAACCAGACTTTGTTGGCTTTCAACTAACAAGGACATGGTAAGAGTCTGAAAGGGTTCCAATGCTATACAACGGCTGTGAAATTCAGAGAACTGGCCTAGTCTGGATATGTTTTTGCATGCAATCGTTTTGGCCTCCGAACGTGATCAACACCCAAAGGATGTGGACCAATTAGAAGATGTACGGATCAATTCCCATGAATCTCCAGCCGTCACATGAAGCAGTGGTTCCGATGCTACGATGAAAGATGAGAGACATCCCTTTGAAAATCATCCCTTTTCTTCCAATGCACAAAATGCTCTACAAACCCAAGAGCCCTTCTCAAGTTACCCCTACTTCAGTTGTGGCTTGggaatgcaaaaataaaaatcagtgtaTGTCCAAAGAACAAGTCTCTGTGCAAATCACTTCCTGAAGTCATGCACCGTAGGGGCCGTCCACAGCTCCAAATATGAGATGACTTCAGTGAGTATAACAAAGAAGAATGGGGAGATTCTGATTTCAAGTTTGaagaaaccaaaaacacaatGACTTAacaataaaagttaaaatggaaaaatagcTTTCTTTGGACAGGACCAGCCCGTTCACTGTTACCATGATCCCGGTGCCCCTCCCAACCCAAAAAGTACTCTTCCCCAGCCAAATTTTCTGCACTCTTAGCAAGTAAGATGGATGCCACCTTCTTCCCCCAAAGTCAAAAAAGCTCACCAACAATAAGCAATTGTTGAAGACAATTTACAACAACTAGCTCCCCCAGTCTGTGAATGAGATGATGCAGTAACAGATACTTTGTTTTCATGACCCTGTGTTTACCTCCCATGAATAAACTGGATGTTGCATACTTAGAGAGAGTAGCAGTTCAAGAAGGCTTGACGATTTCACGCACTAACTCTAGAAAGCTCTTCCCTTTCCATAAGCCCTTGTGTCACACCGACATCCGATCTGTGTCACAATATGAGATGGCCTCCTCTGTCTCAAAGGACCTGTGACGACTGCCTGGCAGTTCAGTAAGCTCCCAGAAGTTATCTTCCTTGAATCAGTTCTTGGATCAAGTGCTAACGACCTCTGTGGAACAAGTCAATTAATCTAGGTCTACTTTCCGATAACACTGACGTCCTTATGATTAAAAGCTGAGCTCGGGATTAATCAGCTGCAAGTTACATAATCAAGAAAGAAAGGATTTAACATGAAGTCGGTCAACTTGAGGCTCTGAGACAAGCCATCTTAATATGTCTGTTTCGAGGCATGGTCTGCATATTGGAGGGAATCGCATGGATTGTACAGGAATGGGGTCACGTGGAGGAGGTGAAGCTGAGAAACTGGAGGTGCCTTTCATGAGGAGAAAGCAAAGGCATTGGGTCAGAGTGCTACAGTAgtatttactgaaacacagGACCATGAGTAAAAGGAAGACGGGCATCATGTTCCAGACTGTAACATCTGAAGAAAAACTAGGATTATGACAGTGATGCAATGAAGGcttattttacaatgtattttgacccatgactttttttcccaaggTCAATTAAGAATGTAAGTGTGGCACACCGCACCATTCTGTTGAACAATATCTTTCTGAATAATCTGATTTTTGAAAGTGAAAATCACATTGCCTTTATGGTGTCGGCCATGCAGTTAATCTTCCCTCCTTCCCCTGGGCGGCATGTTTACAGTTCCCTCCAGTGGGATTAAAAAATTGGCCTGGGTGTCACTTAGACAGATCTGATTTCCTAAACTCCACAGCAGCTGGGAGAGCCATAACGCCAATAACCCCTCTAATGTCCTCCCTGATCCCCTAGGCGTCAGTCCTCCTCACAGCAAAGAATTTATCACTTCTGTCCCCTTTTTAAATAACACACGACAATgtacaatttaaatattaaacacgGCCAGAGAGTATATCTGCATTTTAATGCGTTTCATTTGAAGAATGTAATTGGATGGAGTgattgttttgagatttattaCCATTCCTTAAAAAACCCTTGTGCCCCACTTTTAATTCCCAGTCTGTCCTAAGACCTCCAGCTCTATACATCACTCCTCTCGGCCTGGTGTGAGCAGCTTAATGTCAGCATAGAGGGGAGGAGCTTCCGGTTTCAAGCCACTCCCCCACCTTCTGAGCATCTCCAGTCAGGGAGCAGAGGATGTCAGGATCAACTCGCTCACTGAACACTGATTTGAGGTCAGTGTTGTTGAGGGGACTGTAAGGAGCGAGAGAGCAATTGGGAACATCTCTTTCCAGAGCAAGTGAATCCACTGTAGATTTCAGGGCCGCCTTCAGCCAACGTCCTTGGTAGGACTGGGTACAGACACCCCAACTACCTGCCATGTTCCACAGGGGTGAAACAACCCATCCATTTCAGATATGATCTTATGCAGCAGTTTGTTCATCAACACCTTAAAGTGCATATTCTCAGGATACAAGCATTTTAACATCAAAAAATGGGAAAACGTCAGCCCACTTAGATGGACCTCCCAAAACATATACACTGCATTGCCTCAAAAGCATGAATGTCACAATGTGGAAATACACATACGTACGTTTTCCCCAGTCTGTTTTGGTCTGCCCCAGATCTCCAGTGAcgctttttaatgaaattaggTCTGTACAAAGCAATGCTGGTAAGGGGAAACAATCATGGTTATACCTCGATGTGAGACAAGGTACAGGCGAGAGAGAAAACCGATGCACTATACAAATCGGGGAGCTTACGGGCAGCGGACGTCTGGTCGTTTCGGGGGATTTCAGGGTGTGAGGAGGGGTTTGAGAAGGAGCCCTTCGTCATCGATTCcaccagcccccctcccccccaccccactctcccaACCCAAAGGGCGGCGCTGGTCACTGCGTCCGgcccccgccaccccccgcCCCGGCTCACATCACCGAGCAACTCTTGGCCTTCTCCTTCTTGAAGGTGGAGGTGAGCAGCTCCGACTTGCTGGGCAGGTGCAGCAGTCTCTTGGAGAGGCGGCGGGTGGGGCTGGGCTTCAGGGCGGGCTGCAGCTTATTGATGCAGGCCAGGGCGGCCGTGCGGAAGACGCTGTGGATGCTCTTCTCTGAGGTGAAGGCTGAGCACTCCAGGTACGCCTCGGCACCCAGCTGCTTGGCCAAGGCCGAACCCTGCGGCAGAGcacagagtgggggggggggcgaacaTGAGTGATGCTGTTCTGGAAACAGCGAGCACGATTGGTGGAGACGCCTGCGCATAGCAAGAGGGGTTATAACTTTCTTTAGAGGGATTTTTAAAAGTGGTATTTTAAAAGATACTGTGgttctgtgtgaaaatgaaatccacAAAAAGCTTTAACTTTGTTAAAGACTTAACTGGACTTGTACACCAGCCATTTACAGGCCATTTACTCAAGTACAGAGTGCCATTTTACTGGAAAAGTATTACAAGTTCCAGTAAGACACACATTTGAAAAGCTCACTGAAATGCAGATTACAGATCATTTATATGAGAAGAGGCCATGATGCCCTTTGCAATAATGGGATTTGAAGAGTCTAGATTGAATGAGGCATAATGAGCGTACAGAAATTGGATTGTTGGCTTGTTCACCTTCAAAACCAGAGAGAGCATATGAGTGTTCTTTGTTTGAAACAATGAAGGTTTGTTGTGCATTTTAGAAAGTGAGAGCTCCAACGCTCTAGAAGGTTAAAGCACTCAGGCTCACCTGCTCGTGGGAGATGGGTGTCTGCTTCTGATTGGACAGCTCCATGAGGGTGCAGACATCTGTGCGCAGGTCCGTCTTGCAGCCAATGAGAAGGATGCGTGTGCTGGGGCAGAAGTCCAGGATCTCAGTCTTCCACTGTGGAGACATAGGCAAAGCTTTATAACAGGGTTGGACAAGACACGGTAATACACGGTACAACACAAATTAAAGCAAATCAGTCAGATTAAGAGTAAACCTGATTATGTGACACACTTTATTTCAGCCCATCAAATCACAGGTGTATGTAGTGACCTAAAAGAAGATCCACTAAACCAAAGCCCTCATGACAGCTTACACTTATGCTTGTACTACAAACAAAATTGTAGCTATTACTTTGTCTCCAGTAAACCTCATATTAGACTGTCAGTGAGTTCAACAGGAGGTAACTGAATGAGAATCAAAAGTCTGTCAGGCCCACAGTGGATAGCATTGTAGAAGATGCTATCCAGGAACTATGGGTCAAAGAACAGGCCTCCGCAGTTACAGTGCCAGGTAGTGTTAGAGGGCTGTTACCTTCTTCAGCACGCTGTCAATGGTGTCCGGGCGGCTGATATCGAAGCAGAGGAGGACTGCGTCTGAGTCGCTGTAGCAGAGAGGCCTCACGTTGTCGTAGTATGGGGAACCTGGAGGACAAAAGCGGCATTGACTCTCCAGCTAGACAGGCAAAGCAATGAGACAGTGGAGCATTTCCACCTCGGTGGGAATTACTTATGGCGATCATCCCCTTCATTATTCAGGGAGAAAAGGGATTCAGCTGAACTGCCGAGTGTCTGAAATGAGAACCCTCGTCTGGTTACATTCCTGAAATGAGCGCCCACACAAGCTGGAAGCGAAACACCTGATCCAAGACACGTGCAGGGAGAGCGGCGGAGGCCGGACGTGCGGGAGATGAGAAAACTAAGATGCTGATGATTATCCGaacccccctccaaccccccccccccacccccccgggaAACTGTGGCACTCTCTCCATTTAAGCACTGTGGGTGAGGGctcccattttctttttgtctggtTTTCGCAGACCAAAAAGTATCCCTcacctttccctctcccccttcctctcttggcatttagcagaagatGACGGTGAGGAACTGAATCCTCATTAGCGCTATTTTAGGATTACGCAACAGGCTAGGGGCAGCCGGGTACTCCCACTCCTATGCAGggtacccccccccacccgcctgAGATACcttcaacaccccctcccctttccggtaaccacagcaacagcCTCGGAACGCACTGTCAGCATACAGTGTTctgcccacccctccccaccgcCCACACTCAGGCTTTCCTTCAACCCCCCCAACcatctcgccccccccccccccaaaccctgcGATTCATTTCACTGCGCTCCACAGCCACCCACATACAGCCAAAGACATTCCTCTAATAAACCATGTTCATATACACGCACAGTGAGAGGGTGGGAGTCCTTAGTTATTGGCTTCTTAATATAAGAAGAATCCCACATGAAATCCAAtaaaagggaggggggtgggggaacaaaacaaaaaaagagactcCGGGGGCAAAGGAGAGCCCTCTATTGATTTCTGTGTTACAGGAATGTGCATCTGATAGGACAGAGTGTACGGTGCTTGCAAAACCGGCCGCCATAAAAATACCTGCGGGAtcccctccctctttgtctGAGCCCTGTAATGCTACACCCACAGAGGATGTGGATATTGATACCAACCAGTCTCACGTGAGCAGGCTTGTCTTCCAGGGCAGCAGATCCTCTACCCCGGCTTAGCGCTGAACAGAATATGAATACAATATGAAAAGCAGAATATGAAAGTGGGCTGAACGTGTCTAGCATGATGAGAAACCTCAGGGTTGAATTCCAGCAGAGAGGCCTTGTCACTGATCTGCCTTTTGTTTGCACAGGGTGTAGAACATCTAATGTGCCAATCAAGAAACCCAATAGCTGTGGTGTTGCTCTTTACCCTTCTGTCAAATTCAACAAGAAGAAGAGACATTGTTCAGGGCTTATGTGTAAATAATTTTGTTAGGAGTAAATGGGTCCAGTGTTAAGCTTATACGCAGTTATTCTTGAGGTATTAACACCACTCCTCAAATGAAGGTGATGCACTGCAATAATGTAGCCAGCCTTCCAAGCAGACCACTCTGTGCAGAACACCATAATCGGAGTGTAAATCACCTAAAAGGGGCAATGCATGGTGAATGGCCTTCTGGGAGATGTCAACATATCACGTCTTATAGAACTCCTTGGTTCAGAAGTCTATTGAGCATTAGAAGCGGGCCAAAGGTTTCCTCCTTTAAGGGATTAAGGGCTTCAAGGAGAAAGCGACCTGGGAAGTGACAGCGATGTAAAGTGAAACCGATTGAAAGACAGCGACAGGGAGATTGATGCACTCAGAGGGGCCGATGAGCAAATTCTATTAAATTAGCCTAATTAGTCACGTTGcacaggggggcggggggaggagggggtgcaTCCAGCTCTGTCACTTAACTCCTAATGATTCCGTGCATAATTGATGACTGCTAATGGGTAGATGGGTAGGTAGATATCACACTTTTCACTGTTGGCTGCAGCTACCAGATGCTGACAAAGAGAGGGAATGTGTGGAGTCAAGCTGTGGTCAAAGGTTGTAAGGTTgggttgtctttttttttttacgaaacTATGTAGCACTTCATGCTCTGCACTTGGGCACTTCACCTGTGTTTACCTTACTTCCTTCAGTGGGACTTTTCAGACCCAGATAATGATGGTGTGTGGGTTTACGCTTGTATTCTTACTTTGTTTCCCAAAACACATCCATGGTAAGCCAAGTTCAGCCTCTATCACCAATAGTGTAGACAgatttgtaattatattttggCACATAGGTTAATTACGGTGTAAATCTACAGATTATAGATTAGCACTtagtatatttatttgtttttcgCAAATTGAATCACGCGTTTATAAATCTGAACTGTGAAAGTTCATTTTAAACTAATAACTTTTGAAATTTTGCAGGGTAAATGCATCTgctaaggaaataaataatttaaaaaaaaacaattctcaAGGGATATGCTACTACTTCCTACCCTTTTAGCATAAGTATATGGCATATAGCATAAGCTATATGGTGTAGGAATCTAAAGAACCAGGTCCAAAACAGCAGTATGGAGAGCATTTACTAGTAAAGCAGACTGGAATGTATGGTCATTTTAATCCTGTGGAATCCATGACGgaggctgtgttttctgctaTATCTGCTACCTGTTATCCTATAATGTAACACAGCAGAGGAATACAGCCTATACTCATTTGCAATGGCATGGGTGTTTCCTCTAATGGCTGAAATGAACCGCATGAGAACTCACACAATAAATCCACCAGATTGATTATATTTTGGATATTAAAAAGTAAATCTGAAGGATTAAACCATCAGTGAGACAGGAGATGGGGGGGTGCATTCTGTTGAACAGGGTTTCATAACTCGACAAAAGCCTTTTCCATGATGGCACGCCTGGAGCTCAGTACTAAAATGGAAACTGGGCCACGGCATAACTGTGACTGATACGAATGAGGCCTCCGCTCCTCAACAGGAAACGGCTGATGCCACAAGCAGACAGCCCATCTCCTCACTTGAGAACAGCACTCTGAATTCCACATTGCATCAAAATTCCACATCTTATCCCTTTGTCTCAGACAGCGAGAGCCCCCTCCCCAGGTCTGAGGGTTTACTGAAATTACCTAGCACAGCCACAGGCTCTTTGAAAGCATATGGGGAGTTCAGGTTTGTGGCTCCCCTGGGAGAGATACAGGAACATGTCCTGGCAAACGCAGCCCACAGCCCCTGCCGGGGCTACAGTGCAATGCCACAAAAAATTCCCAAGAGGGACGGAGGGTGGGAACCCTCGGCCACAAGGGGGCACTGGGACATACCCCTCGAGGGAATGCCCACCATTCCGCATTCTGTGGGTTCTATGCTCTCTCGAAATCTCTGAAACGAGGGATGAGGGCGGCGCTCTGGCTCACAATAGAAGAGAAAACTGAGCCTGCTGCTGAGAATGCCTCAGTGTGAGGTCAGCCAGTCTCTGCAGATGAGAAAATTActtaccatttaaaaaaaaaaaaacttcatgtTTCATCTGTcttatttatgaaaacaattgTTAAAATTTTCACACCGGATCCCCTAATTGAATATTTAGTTCTTCAGCTCATTTGCTTGTGATTATATTTAACTTTCCTGCAGTGGTATtacttcattttctttattcatCAGCCTATTtgtaaaagaacaaaacatatgCAAGGGTTGGTTTCAATGTGTTGTTACTGTAGCATTGGAGACAGAATAAATATGAAGGACACACTACAGTGCTATTCCAATGTTGACACCCATAACCGCTCCCGTAACTCCCATTAGAAATAGGTAGCCCATCTTCAGAGTTGAGCCTGCACATCCAGACTTGCCCCTGTCTGATTGGGCGGGCTGATTAATGCACCCAATTGATCAGCGCCTGTAaatctctgctctccctcccagCGGAGTGGCTGGGCGACTCGCTGATGAGGCCAGACCGATCAATGGCCGAAAGCCTCTTTAATAAGAGCAATCGTTCCGCCCACTCGACCGCGCGGGCAGCAACGCCCAGCGGAGCGGAATAATTAGCACGGATCGCGGCGGGGCAAGCTCATCAGCGCCAGCCAGTTGTTATTACACAACCGGGATTCGCGTGATGTCACGTGACCTcacctaacccccccccccgcctccccccccccccaccctgggCGTCCACGGGGCGACAGGAAGGTGCAGACGCATGATTCACCGATCAATAATGCAGCTcgcagaaccccccccccccccaagagatAAACACCTTAGGAGGATGCCGCATGTGCAAAAACCAGACCATTCCGCGACACCTCTGGAGCTAAAAGTGCAGGAAATTGCTCCAATCACTGTCCTATCCATATCGTGGACAACCaccaaaaaaatacactgaactTATCTGGAATTCAATATaggggagaggaaaaaactaaaaacacaaaatccttTGCCGATTTCAATTATATAAGGGTTTAAAGGCTTCTCTTCAAGGTCAGGGGCATCTTTTGCTGAATCCCTCATCTGTTGCCACCCTCCCTTGCCAACCTCCCCCAGTCCCCCCCAATGAAATCACCCCTTTGCATGCCAACTGGCACATTTGTACAGCGTCCAATCAGATCAGGGTTTGAGTGTTTTTGGGATTAGAGCAGCTCAAAAATATGCTCCCTTTATCAGAATTTGATGCAATGCAGATTACACTACGTTTCCGTGCAAAACATTGTAGAACCTCACCCGCTCTCTAGCAAAACACCCCATACTGTTGTCTCATGCTCTACTGTGTGTGCAGGTACAGTATGCATGCAAATGCAGCCGTCTGCCCTCTTGAACCGAATCCTGATGAGACCAGAAAGATTCATGAGATTTAAGCACGCAGGTCGTAATCAGACTACAGATGGGTATGTGCCCTCAGAAGAGATTTGAAACCCCGAGAGTAATCACTGAATCAAACTGATCTCGCGTCTGCAGACGAAGCAGGAGTCAATGAATTCCACAGTGTGATCTGccagaaaaaataataataattgggATATCCAAGAACTGGAGGTGCCTAAGACCTCAAACCACCTCTGTCTGCCATTACCTAAACCTCACGACAATGAACCATGGCGTAATGCTGTCAATGGAAGGAAATGGcatttgtcttctctctctcgtCCTTACCTGCCCTC
It contains:
- the LOC118779773 gene encoding rho-related GTP-binding protein Rho6; protein product: MKERRMTQPLVVRCKLVLVGDVQCGKTAMLQVLAKDCYPETYVPTVFENYTACLELEEQRVELSLWDTSGSPYYDNVRPLCYSDSDAVLLCFDISRPDTIDSVLKKWKTEILDFCPSTRILLIGCKTDLRTDVCTLMELSNQKQTPISHEQGSALAKQLGAEAYLECSAFTSEKSIHSVFRTAALACINKLQPALKPSPTRRLSKRLLHLPSKSELLTSTFKKEKAKSCSVM